A genomic stretch from Armatimonadota bacterium includes:
- the hemL gene encoding glutamate-1-semialdehyde 2,1-aminomutase — protein sequence MGDAVAATSEDLFAESLRYFPGGVNSPVRAFRAVGGTPVVVAEGRGARVTDVDGRSYLDYIGSWGALVLGHAAPEVVDAVRRAAARGTTYGMPTPYEAELARMIQAAVPSMQRMRFVSSGTEAAMSSLRAARGFTGRAKVVKFGGCYHGHADALLAQAGSGLATFGLPGSAGVTPGAVADTVVLPYNDLAAARAVFAARGAEIAAVIVEPVAANMGVVPPEPGFLAALRELTAACGALLIFDEVITGFRVARGGAQERFGITPDLTCLGKIVGGGLPLAVYGGRADVMDLIAPLGPVYQAGTLSGNPLAVAAGAATLRRLAEPGIYERLETLAAGLEAGLREAADRAGVSCSIARVASMLTVFFTPRAPRDYAEAVAADTAAFARFFHAMRERGVLLPPSQFEAWFISLAHTDDDVAHTVAAAGAAFRAVRP from the coding sequence GAACAGTCCGGTGCGGGCCTTCCGCGCCGTCGGCGGGACGCCGGTGGTCGTGGCGGAAGGTCGGGGCGCGCGCGTGACCGACGTCGACGGCCGGAGCTACCTCGACTACATCGGCTCGTGGGGCGCGCTGGTGCTGGGTCACGCCGCGCCCGAGGTCGTCGACGCCGTCCGGCGGGCCGCCGCGCGCGGCACCACCTACGGCATGCCCACGCCCTATGAGGCGGAACTGGCCCGAATGATCCAGGCCGCCGTTCCCTCAATGCAGCGGATGCGCTTCGTCAGTTCCGGCACCGAGGCCGCGATGAGCAGTCTGCGCGCGGCCCGGGGATTCACGGGTCGGGCCAAGGTGGTCAAGTTCGGGGGGTGCTATCACGGCCACGCCGACGCGCTTCTCGCGCAGGCCGGATCCGGGCTGGCCACCTTCGGGCTTCCCGGCAGCGCCGGGGTGACCCCGGGCGCAGTCGCCGACACCGTCGTGCTCCCTTACAACGACCTGGCCGCCGCGCGGGCGGTGTTTGCGGCGCGAGGAGCCGAGATCGCGGCGGTGATCGTAGAACCGGTGGCGGCGAACATGGGGGTGGTCCCGCCCGAGCCCGGCTTCCTCGCCGCGCTGCGCGAGCTGACGGCGGCCTGCGGGGCCCTGCTGATTTTCGATGAGGTGATCACCGGATTCCGGGTGGCCCGAGGCGGCGCGCAGGAGCGCTTCGGGATCACGCCCGACCTGACGTGTCTGGGGAAGATCGTCGGCGGCGGCCTGCCGCTCGCCGTCTACGGCGGCCGCGCCGACGTGATGGACCTCATCGCCCCGCTCGGCCCCGTCTATCAGGCCGGCACCCTGTCGGGGAATCCCCTGGCGGTGGCGGCGGGCGCGGCCACGCTGCGGCGGCTGGCCGAGCCGGGAATCTACGAGCGCCTGGAAACCCTGGCCGCAGGCCTGGAGGCGGGGTTGCGCGAGGCGGCGGACCGCGCGGGCGTATCCTGTTCCATCGCGCGGGTGGCCTCGATGCTCACGGTGTTCTTCACGCCTCGGGCGCCGCGCGACTACGCCGAGGCCGTGGCCGCCGACACCGCCGCTTTCGCCCGGTTCTTCCACGCCATGCGGGAACGCGGGGTGCTGCTGCCGCCGTCCCAGTTCGAGGCCTGGTTTATTTCCTTGGCGCATACCGACGACGATGTCGCCCACACCGTCGCGGCGGCGGGGGCAGCCTTCCGGGCGGTGCGGCCGTGA